In Pseudothermotoga hypogea DSM 11164 = NBRC 106472, the following are encoded in one genomic region:
- a CDS encoding MurR/RpiR family transcriptional regulator, whose amino-acid sequence MNSEYRKKIQRVYSRLTRSQRKVAEFIIDNPSKITLMSADQLAKASGVGEATVIRFARILGYKGYSDMKEEFQRALIDNLTSSKKVEEGLKSVSSETVLDELLKTHTAVFQNMNVAELTKSLKNAAKIIFEANDVYVFGEGAALVPAMELSFWLNRFGKKTWLFGTTGRSFFEHVVNIRKNDVSIGFAYRKINFELRILFSETRKRGGKNILFTDQALNQLCDLADEIIVTDRGGIGSYRSMAIPVIMSDALLFEFAAINETSLENLRNLEKIRREYGYE is encoded by the coding sequence ATGAACAGTGAGTACAGAAAAAAGATTCAGAGAGTTTACTCAAGGCTCACACGGAGTCAAAGAAAAGTGGCGGAGTTCATCATCGACAATCCATCCAAGATCACATTGATGAGCGCAGATCAATTGGCCAAGGCTTCCGGTGTTGGTGAGGCAACGGTCATAAGGTTTGCTCGCATTCTGGGTTACAAAGGATACTCCGATATGAAAGAAGAGTTCCAGCGTGCGTTGATCGACAATCTCACCTCTTCGAAGAAGGTCGAGGAGGGTTTGAAGAGCGTTTCTTCTGAAACTGTACTCGATGAACTTTTGAAAACTCATACAGCCGTTTTTCAGAACATGAACGTCGCGGAACTGACAAAAAGTTTGAAGAACGCAGCCAAGATCATCTTCGAGGCGAACGACGTTTATGTTTTCGGTGAAGGAGCGGCACTGGTGCCAGCGATGGAACTTTCGTTCTGGTTGAACAGGTTCGGCAAAAAGACCTGGCTCTTCGGTACGACTGGTCGTTCGTTTTTCGAACACGTGGTGAACATAAGAAAAAACGACGTTTCGATTGGATTCGCTTACCGAAAGATCAACTTCGAACTGAGGATACTGTTCTCTGAAACACGAAAAAGGGGCGGAAAGAATATATTGTTCACCGATCAGGCACTCAATCAACTGTGCGATCTGGCGGACGAGATAATCGTTACAGATCGTGGAGGCATTGGAAGCTACCGTTCGATGGCAATACCCGTCATCATGTCAGACGCGTTGCTCTTCGAGTTCGCGGCCATCAACGAAACAAGCCTTGAAAATCTCCGAAATCTCGAAAAAATTCGTAGAGAGTATGGCTATGAGTGA
- a CDS encoding ABC transporter ATP-binding protein, which translates to MEELVKLSNVSKWFPIKKGFGKKSYLKAVDDVSFNVFRGETFGLVGESGCGKTTLGRLMVRVYEPTSGKFLYKDSKEWIDLFSLKLSEFQPFRKKIQMIFQDPYSSLNPRMTVLQIITEGLTDSMLSQKEKKEMAVEMMKNVGLRPEYLSRYPHEFSGGQRQRIGIARALILKPELLICDEPVSALDVSVQAQVINLLMSLKGQYNLTYIFIAHDLAVVKYISDRIAVMYLGRIVELANSNELFANPLHPYTKALIASVPVPNPKLRKLRNVQPIQGEISSPIDPPACCLFASRCPYAMKVCAEQIPQLKAVEASHQVACFLY; encoded by the coding sequence GTGGAAGAACTCGTGAAGCTCTCGAACGTCAGCAAATGGTTTCCCATAAAGAAAGGTTTTGGAAAGAAGTCCTATCTCAAGGCCGTCGATGATGTTTCTTTCAATGTTTTTCGGGGAGAGACCTTCGGGCTCGTGGGAGAATCGGGCTGTGGCAAAACTACGCTCGGAAGGTTGATGGTGAGGGTCTACGAACCAACTTCGGGGAAATTCCTTTACAAAGATTCGAAAGAGTGGATCGACTTGTTCTCTTTGAAACTGAGCGAGTTTCAACCTTTCAGAAAAAAGATTCAGATGATCTTTCAAGATCCGTACAGCTCTTTGAACCCAAGGATGACCGTTCTTCAGATAATCACAGAAGGTTTAACTGATTCGATGTTGAGTCAGAAAGAAAAGAAAGAGATGGCCGTAGAGATGATGAAGAATGTGGGATTGAGACCTGAATACCTTTCGAGATACCCCCACGAGTTCTCAGGTGGTCAAAGACAGCGCATAGGCATAGCGAGGGCGTTGATCCTCAAACCTGAGCTGTTGATCTGCGACGAACCCGTTTCGGCGCTGGATGTGTCGGTGCAGGCGCAGGTGATAAACCTTCTGATGTCACTGAAAGGGCAGTACAATCTGACCTACATTTTCATTGCGCACGATTTAGCTGTCGTGAAATACATTTCGGATCGCATCGCGGTGATGTATCTTGGAAGGATCGTCGAGCTGGCGAACTCGAACGAGCTGTTCGCAAACCCACTTCATCCATACACGAAAGCGTTGATAGCCTCTGTGCCAGTTCCCAATCCCAAACTCAGAAAGCTTCGAAACGTTCAACCCATCCAAGGTGAGATCTCTTCGCCCATAGATCCACCGGCTTGCTGTCTTTTCGCCAGTAGATGTCCCTACGCCATGAAGGTCTGTGCAGAGCAAATACCACAACTCAAAGCAGTCGAGGCTTCGCACCAAGTCGCGTGTTTTTTGTATTGA